A window of Saccharomyces paradoxus chromosome XIII, complete sequence contains these coding sequences:
- the HOT1 gene encoding Hot1p (Transcription factor for glycerol biosynthetic genes~similar to YMR172W), whose amino-acid sequence MLPITLKDGYRMNNQVDEDAIGINLGLSLPTHISPATGSESASGSNASTLRNDGNGLDGNLLTTPAAISASTGTSQQTETIGEKLSNEERVNSNVSASNSTTAGTGRMLSQSLTNESPSNEISTDQLKIFQRMDEMSARMIEMEESFNNLSNKIAEQNSMVLNLKQDNYKVLNKLNILLKLVAQPSARPSTINAQNKFAIELLNSISAVSSAYLQKMQNNGSGKQHSTEPCIGLSNAHSGTSQNQATSETIDVNTNTAQLNSQFSNALSTILPDQQHNRNSVSQNMNLSLPNRGVGPVLHSQANQNQSQILIQNASTHQRVNRSPVAFPNSSTDKPFKLNPNGIKRRRRNTQGNNNTSTNDLTNAKHKPIPALSPLINSHNSTTSMNYTNSSIHSGATSASNSFHDLNSLNNFATTTALSLPSLSLDNASFPSNPNVIHPINNNTQQPLSFSQLINQDSAASELLPSSNSAVNTNIVNRNKGSALPSYSNPMTTKSNVDDDGYQEDDDDDGDDEGDGRDNEEDSTAEEDEVDDEIETDMKNASFNKRKRNLYHKKSNSLNSRRKFHDESIIRLNSNPDLHYRILKAPTDVKTIWEEYDTGIRGKPSIKHLESKYGNKWRLNKNKKTFSRRKRLYKFILNGMEKGKTAQEMIETLENKRLYKDDEDGEVKKRTIGWLQESLAGI is encoded by the coding sequence atgcTGCCTATTACACTAAAGGATGGGTACAGGATGAATAACCAAGTAGATGAAGATGCTATAGGTATCAATCTTGGTCTCTCACTGCCCACTCACATTTCGCCAGCGACTGGCTCCGAGAGCGCCAGTGGCAGCAACGCCAGTACACTTCGCAATGATGGAAATGGGCTTGATGGCAATCTCTTGACGACTCCAGCAGCGATTTCAGCATCCACAGGTACCAGTCAACAAACTGAAACCATTGGCGAAAAGCTTAGCAATGAAGAGCGGGTGAACTCGAATGTCTCTGCTTCAAACTCGACAACTGCGGGTACAGGGCGTATGTTAAGCCAATCTTTGACCAATGAATCACCCTCAAACGAAATATCAACGGATCAgttgaagatttttcaaagaatgGACGAAATGAGTGCAAGAATGATCGAAATGGAGGAAAGCTTTAACAATCTATCTAATAAGATCGCGGAACAAAACTCGATGGTTCTAAACTTGAAACAAGATAATTATAAGGTTTTGAACAAGTTGAATATATTGCTAAAACTAGTTGCCCAGCCAAGCGCGCGTCCAAGCACAATCAATGCTCAAAATAAGTTCGCTATCGAATTACTAAATTCCATATCAGCCGTTAGCAGCGCTTACCTGCAGAAAATGCAAAACAATGGCTCTGGTAAACAGCACAGTACTGAGCCATGTATAGGACTCTCCAACGCTCATTCTGGTACCAGCCAAAATCAGGCCACGAGTGAAACCATTGATGTAAATACGAATACTGCACAGCTAAACAGCCAATTTTCTAATGCATTAAGTACCATCTTGCCTGATCAGCAGCATAATCGAAATAGTGTTTCTCAAAATATGAACCTTTCTCTACCTAATAGAGGAGTTGGTCCCGTTCTGCACTCACAAGCCAATCAGAACCAGTCGCAGATTTTAATTCAGAACGCAAGTACGCATCAACGGGTAAATCGCTCTCCCGTTGCTTTCCCCAATTCTTCAACTGACAAGCCATTCAAGCTGAATCCAAACGGGATTAAACGGCGCAGGAGAAATACGCAAGGTAACAATAATACGAGCACCAACGATCTTACCAATGCTAAACATAAGCCTATACCAGCCCTATCTCCATTGATTAATTCTCACAATTCTACTACCAGCATGAATTATACCAATTCCTCCATTCATTCAGGTGCCACTAGTGCTTCAAATTCGTTCCATGATTTGAATTcattgaataattttgcCACTACAACAGCTTTGAGTTTGCCCAGCTTATCTTTAGATAACGCTTCTTTTCCCTCAAATCCAAATGTCATACATCCTATTAACAATAATACCCAGCAGcctttatcattttcccAGTTAATTAATCAGGATAGCGCAGCATCTGAGTTGCTACCAAGCAGTAACTCAGCCGTGAACACGAATATTGTAAATAGAAATAAGGGTTCTGCTTTACCGTCTTACTCAAATCCAATGACAACAAAAAGTAATGTTGACGATGACGGTTATCAAGaggacgatgatgatgacggTGATGACGAAGGTGATGGAAGagataatgaagaagatagcACTGCtgaggaagatgaagtGGATGACGAAATCGAAACTGATATGAAAAATGCCTCATTCAACAAGCGAAAAAGGAACTTGtatcataaaaaaagcaaCTCCCTCAACAGTAGAAGAAAGTTTCACGATGAGTCGATTATTAGGCTCAACTCCAATCCCGATTTACATTACAGAATATTGAAGGCACCCACTGACGTAAAGACAATATGGGAAGAATACGACACGGGTATAAGAGGAAAGCCATCGATCAAGCATCTTGAATCCAAGTATGGTAACAAGTGGAGgctaaataaaaataaaaagaccTTTTCAAGACGGAAAAGACTGTACAAGTTCATTCTGAACGGTATGGAGAAAGGCAAAACGGCACAAGAGATGATAGAGACCCTAGAGAATAAAAGGTTATATAAAGATGACGAGGACGGCgaagtaaagaaaagaaccaTTGGCTGGTTGCAAGAGAGTCTTGCTGGAATATAG
- a CDS encoding aldehyde dehydrogenase family protein (Cytoplasmic aldehyde dehydrogenase~similar to YMR170C), with protein MVNLYTDLEIPQLKISLKQPLGLFINNEFCPSSDGKTIETVNPATGEPITSFQAANEEDVDKAVKAARAAFDNVWSKTSSEQRGIYLSNLLKLIEEEEDTLAALETLDAGKPYHSNAKGDLAQILQLTRYFAGSADKFDKGSTIPLTFDKFAYTLKVPFGVVAQIVPWNYPLAMACWKLQGALAAGNTVIIKPAENTSLSLLYFATLIKKAGFPPGVVNVVPGYGSLVGQALASHMDVDKISFTGSTKVGGFVLEASGQSNLKDVTLECGGKSPALVFEDADLDKAVDWIAAGIFYNSGQNCTANSRVYVESSIYDKFVEKFKESAKKNWDVAGNFDPFDEKCIVGPVISSTQYDRIKGYIELGKKEEKLSMFQTSEFPVGGAKGYFIPPTIFTDVPQTSKLLQDEIFGPVVVVSKFENYDNALKLANDTCYGLASAVFTRDVKKAHMFARDIKAGTVWINSSNDEDVTVPFGGFKMSGIGRELGQSGVDTYLQTKAVHINLSLKN; from the coding sequence atgGTTAACCTGTATACCGACCTCGAAATCCCacaattgaaaatatctttgaagCAGCCATTAGGGTTATTCATCAATAACGAATTTTGTCCATCATCAGATGGAAAAACCATTGAGACCGTGAACCCGGCTACTGGCGAACCAATAACGTCCTTTCAAGCCGCTAACGAAGAAGACGTAGACAAGGCTGTGAAAGCCGCTAGGGCTGCTTTTGATAATGTTTGGTCGAAGACGTCTTCTGAGCAACGCGGTATATATCTTTCAAACTTGTTGAAGCTTATcgaggaggaggaagacACACTTGCTGCCTTAGAAACTCTAGACGCTGGAAAGCCTTACCATTCAAATGCCAAGGGTGATTTAGCGCAAATTTTGCAGCTTACCAGATATTTTGCTGGGTCCGCTGATAAGTTTGACAAAGGTTCAACCATACCATTGACTTTTGACAAGTTTGCGTATACCCTGAAGGTTCCTTTTGGCGTTGTTGCTCAAATTGTCCCATGGAATTATCCCCTAGCCATGGCTTGTTGGAAATTGCAAGGTGCTTTAGCTGCTGGTAACACGGTTATCATAAAACCTGCTGAAAATACTTCTCTATCTCTACTTTATTTTGCTACTTTGATTAAAAAGGCAGGTTTTCCACCTGGTGTTGTCAATGTCGTTCCTGGTTATGGTTCACTTGTAGGTCAAGCTCTAGCATCTCACATGGATGTCGATAAGATTTCTTTCACGGGAAGTACCAAGGTTGGTGGGTTTGTGTTGGAGGCCTCTGGCCAATCCAACCTCAAAGACGTTACATTAGAATGTGGTGGTAAATCTCCTGCTCTTGTATTTGAAGACGCTGACCTTGATAAGGCTGTCGACTGGATAGCAGCTGGAATATTCTACAATTCGGGACAGAATTGTACTGCAAACTCAAGAGTTTATGTTGAAAGTTCAATCTACGATAAGTTTGTTGAGAAGTTCAAAGAAAgtgcaaagaaaaattgggATGTTGCGGGAAATTTTGACCCGTTTGATGAGAAATGCATCGTTGGCCCAGTTATATCAAGTACCCAGTATGACCGCATCAAAGGATACATCGAACTTGGTAAAAAGGAGGAAAAGTTGAGCATGTTCCAGACTTCAGAATTTCCCGTTGGTGGAGCTAAAGGTTACTTCATCCCTCCCACAATCTTTACTGATGTCCCGCAGACATCGAAACTGTTACAGGACGAAATATTTGGACCGGTTGTGGTTGTCAGCAAGTTCGAAAATTATGATAACGCCTTGAAGCTAGCTAATGATACTTGCTACGGGCTTGCATCTGCAGTGTTTACTAGAGATGTAAAGAAAGCGCACATGTTCGCTCGCGATATTAAAGCAGGGACTGTTTGGATCAACTCATCTAACGATGAAGATGTTACCGTTCCGTTCGGCGGGTTTAAAATGAGTGGTATTGGTAGAGAACTGGGACAAAGTGGTGTTGACACATACCTTCAAACAAAAGCAGTCCATATAAACCTCTCTTTAAAGAACTAA
- the CEP3 gene encoding Cep3p (Essential kinetochore protein~similar to YMR168C), translating to MFNRTTQLKSKHPCPVCTRRKVKCDRMIPCGNCRKRGQDSECMKSTKLITTSSSKEYLPDLLLFWQNYEYWIANIGLYKTKRRDLSRIPSNLETDIEECIFWMNYLQKDQSFQLMNFAMENLGALYFGSIGDISELYLRVEQYWDRRVDKKHSVDGKYWDALIWSVFTMCIYYMPVEKLAGIFSVYPLHEYLGSDKRLNWGDGMQLTMCQNFARCSLLQLKQCDFMVHPDIRFIQAYLILATTTFPYDEPLLANSLLTQCIHTFKNFHVDDFRPLLNDDPVESIAKVTLGRIFYRLCGCDYLQSGPRKPIALHTEVSSLLQHSAYLQDLPNVDVYREENSTEVLYWKIMSLDRDLDQYLNKTSKPPLKTLDAIRRELDIFQYKVDSLEEDSRSNNSRFQKFIALFQISTVSWKLFKMYLIYYDTADSLLKVLHYSKIIISLIVNNFQAKSEFFNRHPMVMQTITRVVSFISFYQIFVESTAVEELLVDLTELTANLPAIFGSKLDKLAYLMERFNKLKQLWDKVQLLDSGDSFYHPVFKILQNDIKIVELKNNEMSSLIKGLGSLVPLNRLREESLLEEEDENNMEPRDFRNIVEEFQSDYSISDVLS from the coding sequence ATGTTTAACCGTACCACCCAATTGAAATCTAAGCATCCTTGCCCTGTGTGTACGAGGCGAAAAGTCAAATGTGATCGGATGATACCGTGCGGAAACTGCAGGAAGAGGGGACAGGACTCTGAATGTATGAAATCAACGAAACTGATAACGACCTCATCTTCAAAGGAATATCTCCCTGACCTATTGTTATTCTGGCAGAACTACGAATATTGGATAGCAAATATTGGGCTGTACAAAACAAAGCGAAGGGACCTTAGTAGGATACCGTCTAATTTGGAAACAGACATTGAAGAATGTATCTTTTGGATGAATTATCTCCAAAAAGATCAATCGTTCCAACTGATGAACTTTGCTATGGAAAACTTAGGTGCTTTATATTTTGGGTCCATTGGAGACATCAGCGAATTATATCTGAGGGTAGAACAGTACTGGGATAGAAGAGTAGACAAGAAGCACAGTGTGGATGGCAAATACTGGGACGCACTAATATGGTCTGTCTTCACCATGTGCATTTATTATATGCCAGTTGAGAAGCTAGCAGGAATATTTTCCGTATATCCTCTTCATGAATATTTGGGTAGCGATAAAAGGCTAAATTGGGGAGACGGCATGCAATTAACCATGTGTCAAAACTTTGCACGCTGCTCATTATTGCAATTAAAACAATGTGATTTCATGGTACACCCCGATATAAGGTTCATCCAAGCATATCTGATTTTAGCCACTACAACTTTTCCGTACGATGAACCCTTGTTGGCAAATTCGTTACTAACACAGTGCATCCACactttcaagaattttcatGTGGACGACTTCAGACCCTTACTTAATGATGATCCCGTTGAAAGCATAGCGAAAGTAACCTTaggaagaatattttatcGGCTGTGTGGATGCGACTATCTTCAATCGGGCCCACGTAAACCAATTGCACTTCATACAGAGGTATCCTCTCTATTGCAACATTCAGCATATTTACAAGATTTGCCTAATGTCGATGTTTatagagaagaaaacagCACAGAAGTGCTATATTGGAAAATTATGTCGTTAGATAGGGATTTAGATCAGTATTTGAACAAGACTTCTAAACCACCCTTAAAAACATTGGACGCCATAAGGAGGGAACTcgatatttttcaatacaaAGTAGATTCATTGGAAGAAGATTCTAGATCAAATAATAGCaggtttcaaaaatttattgcgctttttcaaatatctaCTGTTTCATGGAAATTATTTAAAATGTATCTAATATATTACGATACCGCAGATTCGTTACTAAAGGTTTTACACTATTCTAAGATAATCATCAGTCTTATTGTTAATAACTTCCAAGCAAAGAGTGAGTTTTTCAACAGACATCCAATGGTGATGCAAACCATTACACGTGTGGTATCATTCATCTCCTTTTACCAGATATTCGTGGAATCGACTGCTGTTGAAGAGCTTTTAGTAGATCTAACCGAACTTACCGCAAATCTGCCCGCGATATTCGGTTCAAAACTAGATAAACTAGCTTATTTGATGGAAAGAttcaataaattaaaaCAGTTATGGGACAAGGTACAACTTCTGGATTCAGGTGATTCGTTCTACCACcctgttttcaaaattttacaaaatgacATTAAAATAGttgaattaaaaaataatgaaatgtCCTCCCTCATAAAAGGACTTGGGTCCTTGGTTCCGCTGAATAGGCTTAGAGAAGAATCGTTGCTTgaggaagaggatgaaAACAATATGGAACCAAGGGACTTCAGAAATATTGTAGAAGAGTTTCAATCCGACTATAGCATTTCCGACGTACTTTCCTAA
- a CDS encoding Ald3 (Cytoplasmic aldehyde dehydrogenase~similar to YMR169C), with amino-acid sequence MPNLYTDLEIPQLEISLKQPLGLFINNEFCPSSDGKTIETVNPATGEPITSFQAANEEDVDKAVKAARAAFDNVWSKTSSEQRGIYLSNLLKLIEEEEDTLAALETLDSGKPFHSNAKQDLAQIMELTRYYAGAVDKFNMGETIPLSFDKFAYTLKVPFGVVAQIVPWNYPLAMACRKLQGALAAGNTVIIKPAENTSLSLLYFATLIKKAGFPPGVVNVVPGYGSVVGKALGTHMDIDKISFTGSTKVGGSVLEASGQSNLKDITLECGGKSPALVFEDADLDKAIKWVANGIFFNSGQICTANSRVYVQSSIYDKFVEKFKETSKKEWDFGGKFDPFDKDCVVGPVISSTQYDRIKGFIELGKKEEKLSMFQTSEFPVDGAKGYFIPPTIFTDVPETSKLLRDEIFGPVVVVSKFENYNDALKLANDTYYGLASAVFTRDIKKAHMFARDIKAGTVWINQTNQEEAKVPFGGFKMSGIGRESGDTGVDNYLQIKSVHVDLSLDK; translated from the coding sequence atgCCTAACTTGTATACCGACCTCGAAATCCCACAATTGGAAATATCTTTGAAGCAGCCATTAGGTTTATTCATCAATAACGAATTTTGTCCATCATCAGATGGAAAAACCATTGAGACCGTGAACCCGGCTACTGGCGAACCAATAACGTCCTTTCAAGCCGCTAACGAAGAAGACGTAGACAAGGCTGTGAAAGCCGCTAGGGCTGCTTTTGATAATGTTTGGTCGAAGACGTCTTCTGAGCAACGCGGTATATATCTTTCAAACTTGTTGAAGCTTATcgaggaggaggaagacACACTTGCTGCCTTAGAAACTTTAGATTCTGGTAAACCCTTCCATTCTAATGCTAAACAAGACTTGGCCCAGATTATGGAACTTACAAGATACTATGCGGGGGCAGTCGACAAATTTAACATGGGTGAAACTATTCCATTGTCTTTTGACAAGTTTGCGTATACTCTGAAGGTTCCTTTTGGCGTTGTTGCTCAAATTGTCCCATGGAATTATCCCCTAGCCATGGCTTGTAGGAAATTGCAAGGTGCTTTAGCTGCTGGTAACACGGTTATCATAAAACCTGCTGAAAATACTTCTCTATCTCTACTTTATTTTGCTACTTTGATTAAAAAGGCAGGTTTTCCACCTGGTGTTGTCAATGTTGTTCCTGGTTATGGCTCCGTTGTAGGGAAAGCTCTAGGAACCCACATGGACATCGATAAGATTTCTTTCACGGGAAGTACCAAGGTTGGTGGCTCAGTGTTGGAGGCTTCTGGCCAATCCAACCTTAAGGACATCACATTAGAATGTGGTGGTAAATCTCCTGCTCTCGTATTTGAGGATGCCGACCTTGATAAGGCTATAAAATGGGTAGCAAAcggtattttctttaattcaGGACAAATCTGCACTGCAAACTCGAGAGTCTATGTCCAAAGTTCGATTTACGACAAGTTTGTTGAGAAGTTCAAAGAAACTTCAAAGAAGGAATGGGATTTTGGAGGAAAATTTGATCCATTCGACAAAGATTGCGTTGTTGGCCCAGTTATATCAAGTACTCAGTACGACCGCATTAAAGGGTTCATTGAACTTGGTAAAAAGGAGGAAAAATTGAGCATGTTCCAGACTTCAGAATTTCCCGTTGATGGAGCTAAAGGCTACTTCATCCCTCCCACAATTTTCACTGATGTTCCAGAGACATCGAAATTGCTACGTGACGAAATATTTGGTCCCGTTGTGGTTGTCAGCAAGTTCGAAAATTATAATGACGCTCTGAAGCTAGCTAACGACACATACTACGGACTTGCGTCTGCAGTGTTTACTAGAGATATAAAGAAAGCGCACATGTTTGCTCGCGACATTAAAGCAGGGACCGTTTGGATCAATCAAACCAACCAAGAAGAAGCTAAGGTTCCTTTTGGTGGGTTTAAAATGAGCGGTATCGGTAGAGAGTCAGGTGACACTGGCGTCGATAACTATTTGCAAATAAAATCGGTCCATGTAGATCTTTCATTGGATAAATAG
- the EAR1 gene encoding Ear1p (Specificity factor required for Rsp5p-dependent ubiquitination~similar to YMR171C) — MSFKFLIESLIFGSISGHVRCGRSSVIPRDDVSYGEDDADELNMDIMLFAFGTLIVVYIVICVVYFFTKQIATRLITAYYNEHGPGQRISLFSDYDENNAHVHSRRLMENMSLRWPNNLDDVNEVRDKLAHLSPEEQFYYKQGEEYIKQNPPFLLNQGLLQQSEGGSAETTSEDPIMNEQTRQYIQEEGAYAWEFSPNPDMPNHTVIVENKTEVSFLNYNYDASISTNLPIPCINKVYYCEFKIFETDGPLNSDENALKSVISFGLSTQPYPYFRLPGRHHHSIAYDSNGARRFNDSFKLNEQLRTLFPQCEKGDIVGIGYRSRSGTVFFTRNGKKLNEKSVGGHIRGWKFQYLYPVIGSNVPCQIHVNFGTYGFVYIEANVKKWGYAKSNGIKLPPPSYEDYGKDTLLESGGEDNDFDDDFSDGDSDNIAAGSAINLNDDIIIRNGEILPPPPGFEFTMSPPTGKEITNEEINLDSLPMLPPSYSDDEHHLKNDKSTTGRRIIGTSKNLITDEASFDSADNDNEYENDHERDPGQFSEFNDYESRMHGI; from the coding sequence atgtCATTCAAGTTTCTGATAGAATCGCTGATTTTCGGTTCAATAAGCGGACATGTACGGTGTGGTAGATCGTCGGTAATTCCCCGTGATGATGTATCTTATGGTGAAGATGATGCTGACGAACTTAATATGGATATCATGTTGTTTGCGTTTGGGACCCTGATTGTGGTCTATATCGTCATCTGCgttgtttatttctttacaAAACAGATAGCTACGCGGCTTATAACTGCATATTATAATGAGCACGGTCCTGGCCAGAGAATATCCTTATTCAGCGActatgatgaaaataatgCCCACGTTCATAGCAGAAGGTTAATGGAAAACATGAGTTTAAGGTGGCCGAACAATCTTGATGACGTCAATGAAGTAAGAGATAAGCTGGCACATTTATCACCTGAAGAACAGTTTTATTATAAACAGGGTGAAGAGTATATCAAGCAAAACCCACCCTTCTTGCTTAATCAGGGGCTATTACAACAGTCTGAGGGTGGCAGTGCGGAGACTACCAGTGAGGACCCGATTATGAACGAGCAAACAAGGCAGTATATTCAAGAAGAGGGAGCTTACGCATGGGAGTTCAGTCCAAATCCTGACATGCCAAACCATACCGTCATAGTGGAAAACAAAACCGAAGTTTCTTTCCTAAATTATAATTATGACGCTTCTATATCCACAAATCTGCCCATTCCGTGTATAAATAAAGTCTATTATTGtgaattcaaaatctttgaaacGGATGGCCCACTCAACAGTGATGAAAACGCATTAAAAAGTGTCATCTCGTTTGGTCTTTCCACACAGCCTTATCCTTATTTTAGGCTACCGGGGAGACACCACCACTCAATAGCATACGATTCTAACGGTGCCAGGAGGTTTAATGACTCCTTTAAACTCAATGAGCAATTAAGAACATTATTTCCACAGTGTGAAAAGGGAGATATTGTTGGCATTGGCTATAGATCACGTAGTGgaacagttttttttaccaGAAACGGGAAAAAGCTAAATGAAAAATCCGTTGGTGGCCATATCCGTGGCTGGAAATTCCAATACTTATACCCGGTCATTGGCTCTAACGTACCTTGTCAAATTCATGTGAATTTCGGTACTTATGGCTTCGTTTACATTGAAGCAAACGTTAAGAAATGGGGATATGCAAAATCAAACGGCATTAAATTACCTCCTCCTTCTTACGAAGACTACGGCAAGGATACCCTATTAGAAAGCGGTGGTGAGGATAATGATTTCGATGATGATTTTTCAGATGGTGATAGCGACAATATTGCAGCTGGTAGTGCCATAAATCTCAACGATGATATAATTATAAGGAACGGTGAAATATTACCACCACCGCCAGGATTTGAATTCACCATGTCCCCTCCCACTGGAAAGGAGATCACCAATGAGGAAATCAATCTAGATTCCTTGCCCATGCTACCGCCAAGTTACTCGGACGATGAACACCATcttaaaaatgataaatcCACAACAGGTCGGCGAATTATTGGAACGAGCAAAAATTTAATAACTGATGAAGCATCTTTCGATAGCGCTGATAATGATAAcgaatatgaaaatgatcACGAGAGAGATCCCGGACAATTTTCAGAATTCAACGATTACGAAAGCAGGATGCATGGCATATAA
- the DDR48 gene encoding DNA damage-responsive protein 48 (DNA damage-responsive protein~similar to YMR173W), which translates to MGLFDKVKQFANSNNNNNDSSNNNQTDYVSKAENMIGEDRVNQFKSKIGEDRFNKMESKVRQQFSNTSINDNNDDSYGSNNNDSYGSNNNDDSYGSSNKNKSSYGSSNNDDSYGSNNNDSYGSNNNDDSYGSSNKNKSSYGSSNNDDSYGSNNNDSYGSSNNDSYGSNNDDSYGSSNKNKGSYGSSNNDDSYGSNNNDSYGSTNNDSYSSNNDDSYGSSNKNKSSYGSNNDDSYGSSNKEKSSYGSSNNDDSYGSNNDNSYGSKNDDSYGSSNNDDSYGSSNKKKSSYGSSNNDDSYGSNNDNSYGSNNDDSYGSSNNDDSYGSSNKKKSSYGSSNNDDSYGSNNNDSYGSNNNDDSYGSSNKNKSSYGSSNNDDSYGSNNNDSYGSSNNDDSYGSSNKKKSSYGSSNNDDSYGSNNNDSYGSNNDDSYGSSNKKKSSYGSSNDDSYGSNNNDSYGSNNNDSYGSNNNDSYGSSSKNKSSYGSSNNDDSYGSSNNYGSSNRDKNSYGSSNDDSYGSSNRGGRNQYGGDDNY; encoded by the coding sequence atgggTTTATTTGACAAAGTAAAGCAATTTGCTAAcagcaataacaataacaacgATTCCAGCAACAATAATCAAACCGACTATGTTAGCAAAGCTGAAAACATGATCGGTGAAGATAGAGTCAATCAAttcaaaagcaaaatcGGTGAGGATAGATTTAACAAGATGGAGTCTAAGGTTCGTCAACAATTCTCTAATACTTCTATAAATGACAACAACGATGATTCATATGGTTCTAACAACAACGATTCATATGGTTCCAACAACAATGACGACTCTTACGGTTCGtccaacaaaaacaaaagctCCTACGGTTCATCCAACAATGACGACTCCTATGGTTCTAATAACAACGATTCATATGGCTCCAACAACAATGACGACTCTTACGGTTCGtccaacaaaaacaaaagctCCTACGGTTCATCCAACAATGATGACTCCTATGGCTCTAATAATAACGACTCATACGGTTCCTCTAATAACGATTCATATGGCTCTAACAATGACGACTCTTACGGTTCGtccaacaaaaacaaaggcTCCTACGGTTCATCCAACAATGACGACTCATATGGCTCTAATAATAACGACTCATATGGCTCCACCAACAACGATTCATATAGCTCCAACAATGACGACTCTTATGGTTCTTCCAATAAGAATAAGAGTTCATATGGCTCCAACAACGATGATTCCTACGGATCTTCAAACAAGGAGAAGAGCTCTTACGGTTCCTCTAACAACGATGACTCGTATGGCTCTAACAACGATAATTCTTATGGTTCTAAAAATGACGACTCATACGGTTCCTCTAATAACGACGATTCCTACGGATCttcaaacaagaagaagagctCTTACGGTTCCTCTAACAACGATGACTCGTATGGCTCTAACAACGATAATTCTTATGGTTCTAACAATGACGACTCATACGGTTCCTCTAATAACGACGATTCCTACGGATCttcaaacaagaagaagagctCTTACGGTTCCTCTAACAATGACGACTCGTATGGCTCTAACAACAACGATTCATATGGTTCTAACAACAATGACGACTCTTACGGTTCGtccaacaaaaacaaaagctCCTACGGTTCATCCAACAATGATGACTCCTATGGTTCTAATAATAACGACTCATACGGTTCCTCTAATAACGACGATTCCTACGGATCttcaaacaagaagaagagctCTTACGGTTCCTCTAACAATGACGACTCGTATGGCTCTAACAACAACGATTCATATGGCTCCAACAACGATGATTCCTACGGATCttcaaacaagaagaagagctCTTATGGTTCCAGCAATGACGACTCTTATGGTTCCAACAACAACGACTCATATGGCTCCAACAACAATGACTCATATGGCTCCAATAATAACGACTCTTACGGTTCGTCCAGTAAAAACAAAAGCTCCTACGGTTCATCCAACAACGACGACTCCTATGGTTCCAGCAACAACTATGGATCTTCCAATAGGGATAAGAACTCCTACGGTTCTAGCAACGACGATTCATACGGTTCATCCAATAGAGGCGGTCGTAACCAATACGGCGGTGACGACAATTACTAA